The following are encoded together in the Dickeya lacustris genome:
- a CDS encoding tannase/feruloyl esterase family alpha/beta hydrolase, whose protein sequence is MSQPFIRIRYLSTLAGSLTLLFSTLHTLPAQADAVHVQKSALPSLNVIKATRACSDLTQIDLTRIAGAGSKITQATETSQNGLTYCTVDGVLAPEIGFRVQLPKESWTQRYLQVGCGGLCGSISTTPGAAEGCAPLNAGGFVIAGSDMGHGQASANSGEFGADPQKRADFAYRGVHLTAVAAKTLIDAYYGHKAAYSYFTGCSDGGREALVEAQRFPEDFNGIIAGAPAMNFLAQNAIFHAWQYVANHDAHGNAILLSSRLPLIHNAVLAACDTLDGQTDGLIADPRVCHFNPDVLLCKGDNADTTQCLTQQEVDVVQRFYNGPIDPQTGEHLTAGGPMPGSELGWTVYVPATATGKVMSDSVSLAVLRYLAFTTTSPTFTLAEMTFDRATFDRLRPQHALYDATNTDLSRFYNAGNKLILWHGLSDPHISPVNTISYHETLEQVMGTSRTQAFERLYLLPGVQHCSGGEGPSKIDLLTPIMNWVENGVAPQAIVTTQTSGDDHSGFGLPGANAPVADTSTQAETIVRTRPVYPFPYIAVYKGQGDVNSAASYTRSGPLTREKSRQWMGSDFYRPYRGVTH, encoded by the coding sequence ATGAGTCAACCGTTCATACGTATACGTTACCTGTCTACACTGGCAGGTAGCCTGACGCTACTGTTTAGCACCCTTCACACACTGCCTGCACAGGCCGATGCGGTACATGTACAGAAATCGGCACTGCCGTCGCTCAACGTCATCAAAGCCACCCGCGCATGCAGCGACCTGACGCAAATCGACCTGACACGTATCGCCGGGGCTGGCAGCAAGATAACCCAGGCCACAGAAACCAGCCAAAACGGACTGACCTACTGCACCGTAGACGGCGTGCTGGCCCCGGAGATTGGCTTTCGGGTGCAATTACCCAAAGAGAGCTGGACACAGCGTTATCTGCAAGTCGGGTGCGGTGGGCTATGCGGCAGCATTTCCACCACGCCGGGCGCAGCCGAAGGGTGTGCACCGCTCAATGCCGGTGGATTCGTCATCGCTGGCTCGGATATGGGGCACGGCCAGGCCAGCGCCAACAGCGGTGAATTCGGCGCAGACCCGCAAAAACGGGCCGACTTCGCTTATCGCGGCGTTCACCTCACCGCTGTTGCCGCCAAAACGTTGATCGACGCTTACTATGGTCATAAGGCGGCCTATTCCTATTTCACGGGCTGTTCCGACGGCGGGCGAGAAGCACTGGTTGAAGCCCAGCGTTTCCCTGAAGATTTTAACGGCATTATTGCCGGGGCTCCGGCCATGAATTTCCTGGCACAGAACGCAATTTTCCACGCCTGGCAGTACGTCGCCAACCATGATGCGCATGGCAATGCGATTTTACTCTCCTCTCGCCTGCCGCTGATTCACAACGCCGTGCTGGCCGCTTGCGACACTCTGGACGGACAAACGGACGGCCTGATTGCCGACCCACGCGTATGCCATTTCAACCCGGATGTACTGCTGTGCAAAGGAGATAACGCCGATACCACGCAATGCCTGACACAACAAGAAGTGGATGTGGTGCAGCGTTTCTATAACGGCCCGATTGACCCGCAGACCGGCGAGCACCTTACGGCAGGTGGCCCGATGCCTGGCTCTGAGCTCGGCTGGACGGTCTATGTGCCCGCAACCGCCACCGGGAAAGTGATGAGCGATAGCGTGTCATTGGCCGTGCTGCGCTATTTGGCGTTTACCACCACATCACCGACATTTACGCTTGCCGAAATGACTTTCGACCGAGCGACCTTTGATCGCTTGCGCCCACAGCATGCACTCTATGATGCCACCAATACCGATTTGTCGCGTTTCTATAACGCGGGTAACAAGTTGATTTTGTGGCACGGTTTGTCTGACCCGCACATCTCGCCGGTTAACACAATTTCTTACCATGAAACACTGGAGCAGGTGATGGGCACGTCTCGCACACAGGCTTTCGAGCGGTTGTACCTGTTACCGGGTGTGCAACACTGCTCCGGCGGCGAGGGCCCGAGCAAAATCGACCTGCTTACACCTATTATGAACTGGGTAGAAAACGGTGTTGCCCCACAAGCGATCGTCACTACCCAGACCAGCGGTGACGACCATAGCGGCTTTGGTCTGCCTGGCGCAAACGCCCCTGTGGCCGACACCAGCACACAGGCTGAAACCATCGTGCGTACTCGTCCGGTTTACCCGTTCCCGTATATTGCGGTTTATAAGGGGCAAGGGGATGTCAATAGCGCCGCCAGCTACACTCGCAGTGGCCCGCTGACGCGTGAGAAATCACGTCAGTGGATGGGCTCGGACTTCTACCGCCCGTACCGTGGTGTGACACACTAA
- a CDS encoding DMT family transporter, which produces MQISSKSAVILTLLATLFWGSNFQATKIALESLSSWTASSERFIIASLLIVAFATLRGQLSFSTLKKNIFPFIFLGAIGVAGFNGALFLGLQTSHPVTAALIMATTPISANILEAIMRRQMPQRIRIIGMAISLLGVSIVITHGKIFAGGSIAFAPGDIIIFVGSLGWSIYTVGTRAMVVESTPIETTTWTMIFGTFILSAIAFIQESPIKTLGSASLSSHLADVYMGIAGSVLAYLFWIIGISTRGPGKTAIFFNFVPLFAIVIQAVLGSMPSYAQLLGAALTIAGVLLGQKKINTSININMESKKSAPDRMKITLSNAMQ; this is translated from the coding sequence ATGCAAATTTCATCGAAGTCAGCGGTTATATTAACGTTGCTTGCCACACTATTCTGGGGCTCTAATTTTCAGGCAACGAAAATTGCGCTGGAAAGTTTATCGTCATGGACGGCATCATCAGAGCGATTCATTATTGCTTCTCTTTTGATCGTTGCATTTGCCACATTAAGAGGGCAACTTTCCTTTAGTACGCTTAAGAAAAATATATTTCCATTCATTTTTCTTGGTGCCATTGGTGTTGCTGGTTTTAATGGCGCATTATTTCTGGGTTTGCAAACATCACACCCAGTCACCGCTGCACTCATTATGGCGACGACACCCATCTCTGCCAATATCCTTGAAGCCATCATGCGCCGCCAGATGCCACAACGAATAAGAATCATCGGTATGGCAATCAGCCTGCTCGGTGTGTCGATTGTTATTACTCATGGAAAGATATTTGCGGGTGGTAGCATCGCCTTCGCCCCTGGTGACATCATTATCTTTGTTGGTAGCTTAGGGTGGTCAATCTATACGGTAGGAACTCGGGCAATGGTTGTGGAGTCAACCCCCATCGAGACCACAACCTGGACGATGATTTTCGGCACCTTCATTCTGAGTGCGATCGCGTTTATACAAGAGTCACCGATAAAAACGCTTGGCTCGGCGTCACTCAGTAGCCATCTGGCTGACGTATATATGGGAATTGCAGGCTCTGTATTAGCGTATCTGTTTTGGATAATTGGTATCTCAACAAGGGGCCCAGGGAAAACAGCAATATTTTTCAATTTTGTTCCCTTATTCGCCATTGTCATACAGGCTGTTTTAGGAAGTATGCCCAGTTATGCCCAACTACTTGGTGCTGCATTGACGATAGCAGGTGTTCTGCTCGGCCAGAAAAAAATTAACACCTCCATTAATATCAACATGGAATCTAAAAAATCAGCGCCTGATAGAATGAAAATAACACTATCGAATGCCATGCAGTAA
- a CDS encoding LysR family transcriptional regulator, with amino-acid sequence MKNDKKNQKIIWDDVLIFLAVARHGTLGYAAKHLGLGISTLSRRIERLEAALGVSLFAHHHSGYKLTAEGAHILPSAEAMETAAMTLLSRCRTPGEVVGSVRLATTDMLASELILPALPVLQRELPQLSLEIITDSKIVNIHQFDADLALRLVKPESGNVVIRRLGELGFSLYSSQQYSDNLTDHSPDALYAHGRFVGWAEALSHLPMAKWTAEKLKGRALVLETTSLATQVAAVSAGAGVALLPHFIAHRHGLVRLSETLNVKYPLWLVIHSDLSHTPRVRRVANFLTELVHDNQLRLSGELSRLDDYP; translated from the coding sequence ATGAAAAATGATAAAAAAAACCAGAAAATTATTTGGGATGATGTCCTTATTTTTTTAGCCGTCGCTCGCCATGGCACGCTGGGATATGCGGCAAAACATCTGGGATTAGGTATATCAACCTTGTCGCGCCGAATTGAACGTCTTGAGGCCGCTCTGGGTGTGAGTTTGTTCGCCCATCATCATTCTGGTTATAAATTGACGGCGGAAGGGGCGCATATTTTGCCGAGTGCAGAGGCGATGGAGACGGCGGCAATGACGCTGTTATCCCGTTGTAGAACGCCGGGAGAGGTTGTCGGGAGTGTCCGGCTTGCGACAACCGACATGTTGGCCAGTGAGCTTATTTTGCCTGCTTTGCCGGTGTTGCAACGAGAGCTCCCCCAACTGAGCCTTGAAATTATCACCGACAGTAAAATTGTGAATATTCACCAGTTTGATGCCGATCTGGCGTTACGTTTGGTGAAGCCTGAATCGGGGAATGTGGTGATTCGGCGGTTAGGGGAACTGGGTTTTAGCCTGTACAGCAGCCAGCAGTATAGCGATAACCTGACGGATCACTCGCCAGACGCTCTCTATGCGCATGGCCGGTTTGTTGGATGGGCTGAGGCGCTCTCGCATTTGCCAATGGCAAAGTGGACAGCAGAGAAGCTCAAGGGCAGAGCGCTGGTGTTAGAAACCACATCGCTGGCCACACAGGTTGCCGCTGTGAGCGCTGGCGCAGGGGTCGCGTTATTACCGCATTTTATCGCGCACCGTCACGGGCTTGTTCGCTTAAGTGAGACGCTTAACGTTAAGTATCCGCTGTGGCTCGTCATTCATTCAGACCTGTCGCATACGCCAAGAGTGCGCAGAGTCGCCAATTTTCTTACCGAACTGGTGCATGATAACCAGTTACGGCTATCCGGCGAGTTATCCCGCCTGGATGACTATCCATAG
- a CDS encoding sensor histidine kinase: protein MIGQLDLTLSLLQQTCVYLVIAYLLSKTPLFTPLTQVTVRLPHQLLCYLTFSLFCILGTWFGLHINDSIANTRAIGALLGGVLGGPSVGFLVGLTGGWHRYSLGGMTATACMLSTIVEGLVGGVLHHYLTRRRRLDLLFQPLVIAAAGIVAEALQMLIILLLARPFDAALTLVGNIALPMMITNSLGAAMFMRILLDRRAMFEKYTSAFSARALLIAARAEGILREGFTPDTSMRVARILYEELGVGAVAITDREKLLAFIGIGSDHHLVGSLITSPHTHQAIDQNQVVYADGNATPYCCTLSEQCKLGSTLVIPLRGEEQRVVGTIKLYEPKNKLFSSINRTLGEGIGHLLSAHIFAGRFEQQKQLLVQSELKLLHAQVNPHFLFNALNTLSAIIRRNPDQARQLVLSLSTFFRKNLKRNSDDVPLSDELEHVNAYLDIEKARFSNVLTVEIAVPPALRHARLPAFSLQPLVENAIRHGISQMLGNGHLRISARTHATMLELTVEDNAGNYSPRNGSDGLGMNLVDRRIKARYGHHYGITVTSQPAQFTRVQIRVPLHMTSP from the coding sequence ATGATCGGCCAACTCGATTTGACCTTGTCACTGCTGCAACAAACCTGCGTTTATCTGGTCATCGCGTACTTGTTGAGCAAAACCCCATTATTCACGCCGTTGACGCAAGTGACCGTGCGTTTGCCGCACCAGTTGCTCTGCTACCTGACGTTTTCGCTGTTCTGTATTCTTGGCACCTGGTTTGGCCTGCACATCAATGATTCGATAGCCAACACCCGGGCGATAGGCGCGCTATTAGGCGGCGTGCTGGGTGGCCCGTCGGTAGGATTTTTGGTGGGATTAACCGGCGGGTGGCATCGTTATTCACTCGGCGGCATGACCGCCACCGCCTGTATGCTGTCCACCATCGTCGAGGGGTTAGTCGGCGGCGTACTGCACCACTATCTGACGCGCCGCCGCCGTCTTGACCTGCTATTTCAGCCGCTGGTGATCGCCGCTGCCGGTATCGTCGCTGAAGCCTTGCAGATGTTGATAATCCTGCTGCTTGCCCGGCCTTTTGACGCCGCGCTGACGCTGGTCGGCAACATTGCGTTGCCGATGATGATTACCAACAGTCTGGGCGCGGCGATGTTTATGCGCATCTTGCTTGACCGACGCGCAATGTTTGAAAAATACACCTCTGCGTTTTCCGCCCGAGCGCTACTGATAGCCGCCCGCGCAGAAGGCATCCTGCGAGAGGGATTCACCCCTGACACCAGTATGCGGGTGGCGCGAATTCTCTACGAGGAGCTTGGCGTGGGCGCGGTGGCCATTACTGACAGGGAAAAATTACTGGCATTTATCGGCATCGGCAGCGATCACCATCTGGTCGGTTCGCTGATAACATCACCACACACCCATCAGGCCATTGACCAAAACCAGGTTGTCTATGCCGATGGCAACGCCACGCCCTACTGCTGCACGCTCTCCGAGCAGTGCAAATTGGGCTCAACGCTGGTGATCCCCCTGCGCGGCGAAGAGCAGCGGGTGGTCGGCACCATTAAGTTATATGAGCCAAAGAACAAGCTGTTTTCGAGTATCAACCGCACGCTGGGCGAAGGCATCGGCCATTTATTATCGGCGCACATCTTTGCCGGGCGCTTTGAGCAACAAAAGCAGCTACTGGTACAGTCGGAACTCAAGCTGTTGCATGCTCAGGTGAATCCCCATTTTCTGTTTAACGCGCTCAATACTCTGTCAGCGATTATTCGCCGCAACCCGGATCAAGCGCGCCAACTGGTACTATCGCTCTCGACCTTCTTTCGCAAAAACCTCAAACGTAACAGCGATGACGTGCCACTCAGCGATGAACTCGAACACGTGAACGCCTATCTCGACATTGAAAAAGCGCGCTTCTCTAATGTGTTAACGGTTGAGATAGCGGTTCCGCCCGCCCTGCGACACGCCAGACTCCCCGCGTTCTCGCTACAACCGCTGGTAGAGAACGCCATCAGGCACGGCATTTCCCAAATGCTGGGAAATGGCCATTTGCGTATTAGCGCGCGGACACACGCAACCATGCTGGAGCTGACGGTGGAGGACAATGCGGGCAACTATTCGCCACGTAATGGCAGCGATGGACTGGGCATGAACCTGGTCGATAGGCGTATTAAAGCGCGCTATGGCCATCACTACGGGATAACCGTCACCAGCCAGCCTGCACAATTCACCCGGGTACAAATCAGGGTGCCGCTGCACATGACATCACCATAA
- the glgB gene encoding 1,4-alpha-glucan branching enzyme: protein MSGFSDQNIINLLFSGHYADPFAVLGMHSTDAGLEVRALLPDATEVNVLDARTGRKVSGLHRLDPRGFFSAVIPRRKNPFHYQLAVNWPQSYQVLEDPYRFGTLLQELDIWLLAEGRHLRPYEVLGAHPKTFDGVAGTSFAVWAPNAQRVSVVGNFNFWDGRRHPMRLRRENGVWELFVPDVGPGQLYKYEIIDCYGNVLLKSDPYAFESQMRPDNASLVRALPECVPVDETRRRANDLQAPVSIYEVHLGSWRRHPDNHHWLSYRELAEQLVPYVKEMGFTHVELMPVQEHPFDGSWGYQPLGLYAPTRRFGTPEDFRYLIAAFHEAGINVLLDWVPGHFPSDSYGLARFDGTALYEYGDPKEGFHQDWNTLIYNFDRHEVRNYLAGNALYWSERYGIDGLRVDAVASMIYRDYSRRDGEWVPNYYGGKENLEAISFLRYTNQVLGQHHAGAITVAEESTDYAGVTLPPEHGGLGFHYKWNMGWMHDSLAYMQLDPVHRKHHHDLLTFGMLYAYSENFVLPLSHDEVVHGKRSLLDRMPGDVWQKFANLRAYYGFMWAYPGKKLLFMGSEFAQGREWNHDASLDWYLLDEPQGWHAGVQALVRDLNHCYRQHPPLYQCDYLHEGFEWVVVDDRENSVFAFIRRDDSGNEVLIISNFTPVPREGYRVGVNQAGQWREILNTDSCHYHGSNLGNQGLVASDNIGSHSRPHSLVLTVPPLATLYLVREG, encoded by the coding sequence ATGTCAGGATTTTCCGATCAGAACATCATTAATCTCCTTTTTTCCGGTCATTACGCCGATCCTTTCGCCGTTTTAGGTATGCATAGCACCGATGCGGGGTTGGAGGTGCGCGCATTGCTCCCCGATGCCACCGAGGTGAATGTCCTGGATGCCCGCACCGGGCGCAAAGTGAGCGGGTTGCATCGCCTTGACCCGCGAGGGTTTTTCTCAGCGGTGATCCCCCGACGTAAAAACCCCTTTCATTACCAACTGGCTGTCAACTGGCCGCAAAGTTATCAGGTTCTCGAAGACCCTTACCGTTTCGGTACGCTGCTACAGGAGTTGGACATCTGGCTGTTGGCCGAAGGGCGTCACTTGCGCCCCTACGAGGTACTGGGTGCTCACCCGAAAACGTTCGATGGGGTAGCCGGTACCAGTTTTGCTGTGTGGGCTCCGAATGCCCAGCGCGTCTCAGTGGTGGGCAATTTTAATTTCTGGGACGGTCGCCGCCACCCCATGCGTTTGCGGCGTGAAAACGGGGTGTGGGAACTGTTTGTGCCGGATGTCGGGCCCGGCCAGTTGTATAAGTATGAAATCATCGATTGTTACGGCAACGTGTTGCTGAAATCCGACCCGTATGCGTTTGAATCACAAATGCGCCCGGATAACGCCTCGTTAGTGCGCGCACTGCCAGAGTGCGTCCCGGTGGATGAAACGCGCCGCCGCGCCAATGACCTGCAAGCGCCGGTTTCTATTTACGAAGTGCATCTGGGGTCGTGGCGTCGTCACCCGGATAACCACCATTGGCTCAGTTATCGCGAGCTGGCGGAGCAATTGGTGCCTTATGTCAAAGAGATGGGCTTTACCCATGTCGAACTGATGCCGGTGCAAGAGCACCCGTTTGACGGCAGTTGGGGCTATCAGCCGCTCGGGTTATACGCACCGACCCGGCGTTTTGGCACCCCTGAAGATTTTCGCTATCTGATAGCGGCCTTCCATGAGGCGGGCATTAACGTGCTATTGGATTGGGTGCCCGGCCATTTTCCGTCCGACAGCTACGGGCTGGCGCGTTTTGATGGCACCGCGCTCTATGAGTATGGCGACCCGAAAGAGGGCTTCCATCAGGACTGGAACACGCTGATTTATAACTTCGACCGCCATGAAGTGCGTAACTATCTGGCGGGCAATGCCTTGTATTGGTCAGAACGTTACGGCATCGACGGCCTGCGGGTGGATGCGGTGGCGTCAATGATTTATCGCGATTACAGCCGTCGCGATGGCGAATGGGTGCCGAATTACTACGGCGGCAAGGAGAATCTGGAGGCGATCTCTTTCCTGCGCTACACCAATCAGGTGCTAGGCCAGCATCATGCCGGGGCGATTACCGTGGCGGAAGAGTCCACGGATTATGCCGGGGTTACGCTGCCGCCGGAGCACGGCGGGCTGGGCTTTCACTACAAGTGGAACATGGGCTGGATGCATGACTCGCTGGCTTATATGCAGCTCGACCCGGTGCATCGGAAACACCATCACGACTTGCTGACCTTCGGCATGCTCTATGCCTACAGCGAAAATTTTGTCCTGCCGCTCTCGCATGACGAAGTGGTGCATGGCAAGCGCTCGCTGCTGGACAGAATGCCCGGCGATGTCTGGCAGAAGTTTGCCAATTTACGCGCCTATTACGGCTTTATGTGGGCTTATCCCGGCAAAAAACTGCTGTTCATGGGCAGTGAATTCGCCCAAGGGCGCGAATGGAACCATGACGCCAGTCTGGACTGGTATCTGCTCGATGAGCCGCAAGGCTGGCATGCCGGGGTGCAAGCGCTGGTGCGTGACCTTAACCACTGCTATCGCCAGCATCCGCCGCTCTATCAGTGCGATTATCTGCACGAAGGGTTTGAATGGGTGGTGGTGGATGACCGGGAAAACTCGGTATTTGCCTTTATCCGCCGTGATGACAGCGGCAATGAGGTGCTGATTATCAGCAACTTTACCCCGGTGCCGCGCGAGGGCTATCGGGTGGGCGTGAATCAGGCGGGCCAGTGGCGTGAAATTCTCAATACCGATTCCTGCCACTATCACGGCAGCAATCTTGGCAATCAGGGCCTGGTCGCCAGTGACAACATTGGCAGCCACTCCCGACCGCATTCGCTGGTGTTAACCGTGCCGCCCCTGGCGACGCTTTATCTGGTCAGGGAGGGGTAA
- the glgC gene encoding glucose-1-phosphate adenylyltransferase, whose product MVSTDKHDPLMLARQLPLKSVALILAGGRGTRLKDLTAHRAKPAVHFGGKYRIIDFALSNCLNSGIRRIGVITQYQSHTLVQHIQRGWSFLNTEMNEFVDLLPAQQRHDENDHWYRGTADAICHNLDIIRRYRAEYVVILAGDHIYKMDYSRMLLDHVEKGAECSVACIPVPISEASAFGVMSVDEDHRITRFDEKPANPAPMPGNPDMALASMGIYVFNADYLYRRLEEDVCTSDSSHDFGKDLIPKIVAEGLAWAHPFTLSCVTSTDDAPPYWRDVGTLEAYWRANLDLASVTPELDMYDHTWPIRSAMEALPPAKFVQDRSGSHGLTMNSLVSGGCIVSGSVVTHSVLFSRVRINSFCSIDSSVLLPDVKVGRSCRLHRCIVDRACEIPEGMVIGENAEEDSRRFYRSEEGVVLVTRAMLAKLKA is encoded by the coding sequence ATGGTGAGTACCGACAAGCATGACCCTCTGATGCTGGCCAGACAATTACCCCTGAAATCAGTCGCCCTGATTTTGGCCGGCGGGCGGGGAACACGACTGAAAGATTTAACCGCGCATCGCGCCAAGCCCGCCGTTCATTTTGGCGGTAAATATCGGATTATCGATTTTGCCCTGTCTAACTGCCTGAATTCAGGTATCCGCCGTATTGGGGTGATAACCCAGTACCAGTCGCATACGCTGGTGCAGCATATTCAACGTGGCTGGTCATTCCTGAATACCGAAATGAATGAGTTTGTTGACCTGCTGCCCGCCCAGCAGCGTCATGATGAAAACGATCACTGGTATCGCGGTACGGCTGATGCCATCTGCCATAACCTCGACATTATTCGGCGCTATCGTGCCGAGTATGTGGTGATTCTGGCTGGCGATCATATCTACAAAATGGACTATTCCCGCATGTTGCTGGATCACGTGGAAAAAGGCGCTGAGTGCTCGGTGGCCTGTATTCCGGTGCCTATCAGTGAAGCGAGCGCCTTTGGTGTGATGAGCGTGGATGAAGACCATCGCATCACCCGGTTTGATGAAAAACCGGCTAATCCGGCGCCGATGCCCGGCAACCCGGACATGGCATTAGCCAGCATGGGCATTTATGTGTTCAACGCCGATTATCTCTATCGTCGCCTGGAAGAGGATGTGTGTACCTCTGACTCCAGCCATGATTTCGGCAAAGACCTGATCCCGAAAATCGTGGCCGAGGGGCTGGCCTGGGCGCATCCGTTCACGCTCTCCTGCGTCACCTCGACCGACGACGCGCCGCCGTACTGGCGTGATGTCGGTACGCTGGAAGCCTACTGGCGCGCCAATCTCGATTTGGCCTCCGTGACGCCGGAGCTGGATATGTATGACCATACCTGGCCTATCCGCTCGGCGATGGAAGCGTTGCCTCCGGCCAAGTTCGTGCAAGACCGCTCCGGCAGCCACGGTTTAACCATGAATTCACTGGTTTCCGGCGGCTGTATTGTGTCCGGTTCGGTGGTGACACACTCGGTGCTGTTCTCCCGGGTGCGCATCAACTCGTTTTGCAGCATTGACTCAAGCGTCCTGCTACCGGATGTCAAAGTGGGGCGATCATGCCGCCTGCACCGCTGCATCGTTGACCGCGCCTGTGAAATTCCCGAAGGCATGGTGATTGGCGAGAATGCCGAAGAGGATAGCCGCCGTTTTTATCGTTCCGAGGAGGGTGTGGTGCTGGTGACGCGCGCCATGCTAGCCAAACTGAAAGCCTGA
- the glgA gene encoding glycogen synthase GlgA, translating into MRVLHVCSELFPLLKTGGLADVVGALPAAQIEAGMDVRVLLPAFPDLKKGIPDTQIVRELETFGGRVTLRYGHYNGVGIYLIDVPHLYERAGSPYHDTSMFAYADNFLRFGLLGWMGAEMASGVDPFWRPDIVHAHDWHAGLACAYLAAKGRPAKSVFTVHNLAYQGLFDAHHMSDLRLPPEYFNMYGLEFHGQISYLKAGLYYADHITTVSPTYAHEITQPEFGYGLEGLLKVREEAGRLSGILNGVDDAVWNPAQDVLLTATYSRDELARKAENKRHLQTAMGLKVDDRVPVFAIVSRLTSQKGLDIALQAVPTLLEQGGQLVVLGAGDATLQEGFLAAAAEYHGRVGVQIGYHEAFSHRIIGGADVIMVPSRFEPCGLTQLYGLKYGTLPLVRRIGGLADTVADSSLENLADGLASGFVFSDCNVASLSRAIRRVFVLWSRPSLWRYVQRQAMAMDFSWQVAAKAYRALYQRLW; encoded by the coding sequence ATGCGGGTATTACATGTGTGTTCAGAGCTGTTCCCTTTGCTGAAAACCGGGGGACTGGCGGATGTGGTCGGGGCGTTGCCTGCGGCACAAATCGAAGCGGGGATGGACGTACGGGTGTTGTTGCCAGCATTTCCCGACCTGAAAAAAGGCATTCCCGATACGCAGATTGTGCGCGAACTGGAGACGTTTGGCGGGCGGGTGACGCTGCGTTACGGCCATTATAACGGCGTCGGTATCTATCTTATCGATGTGCCGCACTTGTATGAGCGAGCGGGCAGCCCGTATCACGACACGTCAATGTTTGCCTATGCCGATAACTTTCTGCGCTTTGGCTTGCTGGGGTGGATGGGCGCGGAAATGGCAAGCGGCGTCGATCCGTTTTGGCGGCCGGATATTGTGCATGCGCACGACTGGCATGCCGGGCTTGCCTGCGCGTATCTGGCGGCGAAAGGACGACCGGCTAAATCGGTATTTACCGTACATAATCTGGCTTATCAGGGGCTGTTTGACGCCCATCACATGAGCGACCTGCGGCTGCCGCCGGAATATTTCAACATGTATGGCCTGGAGTTCCATGGCCAGATTTCCTACCTCAAAGCCGGGCTGTATTACGCTGACCATATCACCACCGTCAGCCCGACCTACGCCCACGAGATAACGCAGCCGGAATTTGGCTACGGGCTGGAGGGGCTATTGAAGGTGCGGGAAGAGGCGGGCCGCCTGTCCGGTATTCTCAACGGCGTGGATGATGCGGTCTGGAACCCGGCGCAGGACGTGCTGCTCACGGCGACCTACAGCCGCGATGAGCTGGCGCGTAAAGCAGAGAACAAGCGTCATCTGCAAACCGCGATGGGGCTTAAAGTGGACGACCGCGTGCCGGTGTTTGCGATAGTCAGCCGCCTCACCAGTCAGAAAGGGCTGGATATTGCGTTGCAGGCGGTGCCGACGCTGCTCGAACAAGGCGGGCAACTGGTGGTATTAGGGGCAGGCGACGCCACGCTACAAGAAGGGTTTTTGGCGGCGGCGGCGGAATATCATGGTCGTGTCGGCGTGCAGATTGGTTATCACGAAGCGTTTTCGCACCGCATTATCGGCGGGGCGGACGTTATCATGGTGCCCAGCCGGTTCGAACCATGTGGGTTAACCCAGCTCTACGGCCTGAAATATGGCACGTTGCCGCTGGTCAGGCGTATCGGCGGGCTGGCCGATACCGTGGCAGACAGCTCGCTGGAAAACCTGGCCGATGGGCTGGCAAGCGGGTTTGTGTTTAGCGATTGCAATGTGGCGTCGCTGTCACGGGCGATTCGTCGGGTGTTTGTGTTGTGGTCTCGTCCATCGCTATGGCGTTATGTGCAGCGCCAGGCGATGGCAATGGATTTCAGTTGGCAGGTTGCAGCCAAGGCTTATCGTGCGCTGTATCAACGTCTGTGGTAA